The sequence below is a genomic window from Meles meles chromosome 3, mMelMel3.1 paternal haplotype, whole genome shotgun sequence.
aaaaaaagaacactggcTCAGCTTCAGATGCATTGAAGTTTAGATCCTGTCTCCCAGAAAAAGGGGCCTCTGGGTGttaatgtttatttgttttaactgTAATTGTGGttgtccttttcctcttcccctttctgtCTTATCCTTCTTCTTCCCCAGTTCCAGTGTAAAAATATCTCCAGAAGAACTGAATTAATAAAGTTTTTTCTGTATGAATCAAGGATGGCTTGTGAGTGGAGAATTAAGTCTGCTCAGCCTTGCCCTTCATGTCCACCCTGGTCAATCCACAGTACACACTGTGTCCACACATGCTCTGTGCAATGGTGCCATCTCCCATTCAAAGGAGAATTTCTCAGATGAAGAGATGATCCTATTCTGGAGAGGCAAAATAATAGAAATCCAGCACATTGTAATAAATTGCTGGTGTGGAGATTCAGAGGTAAAACTAAATAGAGAAACAGCTTCTGACCAGTGTGGAGGGTCTGACTAAAGTCAAAGAACAtgaatttctagttttatagaaATCTATAATATTATTCTATATGATTTTCAACAGTAATGCTCAACAACTCTGATGCAGATGGGCTTTTGTATtggtccagattttttttttcccagagagatgcgacagaaaaaaaaagggccaaAACAGCCAATAATATTGGCAAGACAGAGGATGAAGAGATGGTATATGTGAGAGGAggtgaggagaggaagaaggactgGGAGAAAACAGAGAATCAAAAAGCTTTGTTAGGAAGGTATACGTGATAGAGCTGGCATGGCTTGAGATCATGCTCAAAGAATTGGAAGACTTAATGTTTCCAGAGTGGATAATTATGTAAGATAATAATTTTTTGTATCTAGCTATGAAGTagtttacaaatatataaaagataCATTGGAAAATGAGAGGTTAAAAAACAATTACCATGCTTTGGACAGGTCATTCATGTAGACAAGGCTCTCTGCCAGGTTACTGGAAAGTCTGGGGTCAGAGGAGGACATTAAATCAATGCTAAAGGCATCAGTGAATGAGAGGTCGTGTACCTCTTTGTACTTGCTAAATTATTATAGTGATGATTAGGAACTGTTTTATCCCCAGAGTCTTCTGGCTGGCAATGTACTTTCTTGTCACATATTTATCTTCACATCACAACACTTTGGATATgaaatctattaaaaaagaattttatcagAGGGAAGAATGGGTTAATAAACCATGAAGTATTTTTAACATAATGCTTATTGTATAGGTAGTATTAGACATTGTGAGAACACATTCTCCAACCTTAAAGAGTTTGTAACTTATTGTGGATGTTAGGTTTACATACACAAAACAGTAAGAGAATAGCAGACTAGTTAGGGtataagttgaaaatagagtaaATGTGTACACAGGTGCATGGAGAAAGGACAGGTCACTTTTATTAGGTTCTTACatgaattttgaagaaaaaaaatggtgtaGACTGCTGTAAGAACTCCTTTATTTGTATGGTTTGAAAACATACCTATATAATTTTTTCATCTAAGGTAAAAACATGTTGTCCAAAACCAGAAtacccttttttctttattctctattgAAGTGTCATTCATTGTTTATAATGATTTAAGTTTTCTGATTTGGGGGAATTcctaaaatcattattttcattctttcctttctccaaaaTATATACCCTCTAGTTTGGGAATTTCAAAAAGttattactcatttttaaaaataacttacagaaaaaaaagttgattttaatGGAATgattttcctttggtttctttccaaaattttcaCAATTTTCACTGATGCAAGTACAAATGAAGGAATAATTTTTTCCACAATCTGATTGGAAAGCCAAAGTCTCTCTCTTCAGCATGAAGAAAATCAAAAGTTCGAAGGAGTTAGTAAAACTTAAACTCTGTTATTTATTGAAATCAtgcctttggctatttgggagtGTCAATGGTGCACCTTAGCCAAAATGCCTTTTCAGGCCATCACTATGTTGTTATTCAGGTTGCATTGCTAGGAGACATGGCCTACCTCTTGCCTTGGCATACTCAGCAGTGCCACAGCCAATCGTATCTTTCGCCAATTAGAAAATTCCTTTCcattcagaaaaataagaaagggatCTTTCTTATTGCAGTGAAGCCAGAGTAGTAAAAAAGGGTATTTGTCATCGCAGTTACCTCATATGCAGCAAGTCCTGTAGGGGGAAAGTTAAGAAAACTTGCAAATTAATCATTTCCTTAAAGTTTCCAGTAAAGAAAGCCGAAGAAAAAATGATACTCTTAGTATTCCTGTTATATCCCTGTTTCATTAACTTGGCCCAAAATTCTTGGCCTGAAATTGAGGGTGGAtgaaagattagagaagaaattataaataatagtttaaaataaatataatagttttaaaaattaaatagtttaaaaaaatagtattaaaaatactagtttaaaaaattaagtgatcTGAGAAGAGATAATAATAGCTCTGCCAATAGTTTTACCTTTGgataaaaatattgtttctatATATGGCTCTCAGGAAATTCCCTGCAATTGAGAATTGTGTTCCAATGTTCTATCCCTATTTTCATCTTATCATTGACAGGAAAACCTTAAATAGCATGCTTGATCGACAGCATCTGTGAATTTTAGCACTTCCATAGAAAAGCAAACTGTTAAGTAAGTGCTGCTTCGAAATGAAATATGATGGTGTGGGATAGATGGGGCTGCAGAGGAAATCCCTTTCTCCCTCAAGCTGGAGAAGTGGTGGGGTGAACAGGAACCTGCCTCTCAGATGCCATCTCTTATAATCACAAGAGAAGAGAGCAAAGGTTAGACTCAGAGAAACTTGAAGACTAAGGATTTCTTCTCTGTTCCCCATAGCCAGAAATACCCAACTAACAGCCATTATCTCTTGCTTGTTCTTTCTTGGGTGCACCTGGATTAGAGATTTAGGTGAGTGGAGATGAGTGCACTTCTGCTAGTTAAGGATGGATTTTGTTGCTTTCCAGCAGCAGGTGTTCACAGAGAGCTGAAGGTAGTGGTACAGCTACTCCTCCCAGGAGCAGAATGAGAGGTGGTGAGGAAGAGGGTTGCAGGAGTACCAACAACAGGTGtcttttcctgtttctgtggTTCAGAGTCCAGAACTGAGTTTGCATCAGGAAGGTGATAGCTGTCTCTTGGCCAGAGGCCTAGTTCCAGAGCTCTGATACAGGGATAGATGATCAGTGTTGTGAGTCTACTTTCAGTAAGTTGCTGTGTTAACCAAGCGCTCAGTTTCCATGCCAAACCGTGCCCAATGATGAGCTGCAGTCATTGATGAAGGCTGGACTTAGCTGAAATATATAGTCTTCCTGCACCCCCACCAAACTGATAGTAAACCATTCCTTCAGATTACTGAACGAAGGGCCAACTAAGGAAAAGGGTAAAAAGGAAGATTACGAGTGGCAGCCCTTAACTTTTAGAATTCAACTGTCTTCCTGCAATCTAGCCTATATGTGCAAACCCCACACATCAAAACGAAGTTAACTGAAGTTAACAGGAATCATCCTTTTTGGAAAGCAAATTAGCAATTACCTGTTATTCCTCAGTTAAAAGTCCTCAGTGAGGATTGTGACAAAGGATTTTCCTGCCTACTTTCAGAGTTATCACATGGGTGGCCGGTAACAATTTCAATACAGTTCCATAAAAATTATAGtatctggaagtttttctttggatctggaaatattttcactGGTCCCAATTTTCAATATGATGAGTTGTGAGGCAAATTTGCTATATCCTGGTCTTGGGACCAAATTATCTGGGATGGAATACTGGCTCAGCTACTTACTAGCAGAATgaacttgggaaaattacttaacctctctgttcctcagttaCTTGATTCATAatgtaagaataataataatagtcctATGGGGGtataaatgacataaaattaaaaaaaaattttaaatataaaaaatataaaaatataaaataaatatataaataataaatacaatgtatatatattaattatatattattatataattaatatataatatatataatatataaataataaataaaatataaaatatcaatataaaatataaaaaatataaaatataaatgacatataaacattaattatacatataaatgatATACTTATAAGATATATGTACAGCTCTCTGAATCTTACCTACCACATAGTAAATACCAATAATTACTAGCTATCATACTTTTCCATTGATATTTTAGTGAGATTTTAGATGGCTGTATCAAAGGAAGGTAGTTTAATGACCTTTTAAATCTTTGTGGTACAATGTTAAAAGATCTTACCCTCAAATAGTTCTCTTCACCAGGCTTCCAGAAATCTCATATATAGATTTCCTCCTTAAGGTCCCTGCCTACGGAGACATGAACTTTATAAATACAAACTGTTGTCCTTCTCATATTTCCATCTTTAAACTACTATTCTGCTCACTCTTCTCTAGGTAGAATGAGAAGTCTTTTTACACTCTGGTTTATACTTCAAACATATTTTCATGCTGGCACCATATTGTATGTTTATTTCTACTACTGGACTATAAATCATTAGGGTGCCTCTGTTTCCAGTGTTTAGCACAGAGCTCAGGATGTAGTCGGTGAAAAATAagtttaattctttattttttaaaaaataagtaagttcttttttttaaaaaaattttatttatttatttgacagagagagatcacaagtagatagagaggcaggcagagagagagtgagagggaagcaggctccctgctgagaatagagcccgatttgggactcgatcccaggacccggagatcatgacctgagttgaaggcagcagcttaacccattgagccacccaggcgcccaaaaataAGTAAGTTCTAATCTGTTTTTGACCCTGAATGGGGTCCTCTTCTGGAGCAAACCCCAAGGAAATGGCATACATCCTTGGCACTGGGAAAATCGCTGTGTGTGATATTTTCTGGAAGTGTGCATAAAAGTTTACATATAATGCTTTGTCCCTTCTCCGCCAGAAATGTTGGTGGTCCTTAGGAAActaaatttggaagaaataagAGCAGGGGATCCATTAATTAAATAAGAATAGCTGctatttctctcccttttaaatcctcataattaaattattaaatttttatacttttaactcttgtttcttttgttacttcttttctctatttctcttgaAGTATATTGAGGATATGTCACCATTTAAAGTTTTCTGTGTACCTTGAAGCTCTATTCTCTGTGGGGACTGAATACATATTTGTTGTTCAGATCTTTAACTGAGAAGAGCTGGCTTATTTTTAAGGGGTTAAAGAAGTTCCacaagaaaaattaagaagtacAACTCTGAACCCACCTTTTAGAGACTTGCTAATAAGCAAATTAGTGGTTAGTGAAAATTTTACCTCCTCATGtataaaacatctttttctgAGAAATAGTATCTCCCCAGTGCTCCACAAAAATGATTATTTGTGTATTGCTTACAAATTTTACAGTGGTGTATGTTTGCTAAAATTACTGAAAGACTGCAGAACAACCAAAATAAATGGATTTGCCATTTGACTCATCTACCCCCACAAAAAAACCCTGCTGAGCAGGCGCCCGTagcctccccgcccctcccgcaACGCTCGACCCCGGGATCCCCCCGGCTTGCCTGCCCGCCATGGCTGACAAGGAAGCAGCCTTTGATGACGCAGTAGAAGAACGTGTGATCAACGAAGAgtacaaaatatggaaaaagaacaCCCCTTTTCTTTACGATTTGGTGATGACCCATGCCCTGGAGTGGCCTAGCCTAACTGCGCAGTGGCTTCCAGATGTAACCAGACCAGAAGGGAAAGACTTCAGCATTCATCGACTTGTCCTGGGAACACACACGTCGAATGAACAAAACCATCTTGTGATAGCCAGTGTGCAGCTCCCTAACGATGATGCTCAGTTTGATGCTTCACACTACGACAGTGAGAAAGGAGAATTTGGAGGTTTTGGCTCAGTTAGTGGAAAAATTGAAATAGAGATCAAGATCAACCATGAAGGAGAAGTAAACCGGGCACGTTATATGCCCCAGAACCCTTGCATCATTGCGACAAAGACTCCATCCAGTGATGTTCTTGTTTTTGACTATACAAAACATCCTTCCAAACCAGACCCTTCTGGAGAGTGCAACCCAGACTTGCGTCTGCGTGGACATCAGAAGGAAGGCTATGGACTTTCTTGGAACCCAAATCTCAGTGGGCATTTACTTAGCGCTTCAGACGACCACACCATCTGCCTCTGGGACATCAGTGCTcttccaaaggaaggaaaagttgtGGATGCGAAGACCATCTTTACAGGGCATACAGCAGTAGTAGAAGATGTTTCCTGGCATCTGCTCCATGAGTCTCTGTTTGGGTCAGTTGCTGATGATCAGAAACTTATGATCTGGGATACTCGTTCAAACAATACTTCCAAACCAAGCCACTCAGTTGATGCTCACACTGCTGGAGTAAACTGCCTATCTTTCAATCCTTACAGTGAGTTCATTCTGGCCACAGGATCAGCTGACAAGACTGTTGCCTTGTGGGATCTGAGAAATCTGAAACTGAAGTTGCATTCCTTTGAATCATATAAGGATGAAATATTCCAGGTTCAGTGGTCGCCTCACAATGAGACCATTTTGGCTTCCAGTGGTACTGATTGCAGACTGAATGTTTGGGATTTAAGTAAAATTGGAGAGGAACAATCCCCGGAAGATGCAGAAGATGGGCCACCAGAATTGTTGTTTATTCACGGCAGTCACACTGCCAAGATATCTGATTTCTCCTGGAATCCCAATGAACCTTGGGTGATTTGTTCTGTATCAGAAGACAATATCATGCAAGTGTGGCAAATGGCAGAGAACATTTACAATGATGAAGATCCTGAAGGAAGCGTGGATCCAGAAGGACAAGGGTCCTAGATATGTCTGCACTTCTTGTGATTTTAGActcccctttttttcccctctcaaccctgagattgaTTTAACACTGGTTTTGAGACACAGACTTTGTTTGGCTATCCCTCTATGATAGGTACCATCAACGATGTTACTAGCCCAAACAGAGggtgttttctaaatattaactGGGGGACTTGATTCAGTAAAGCCACAgacttatatttaaattttcttcaggaATTTTCTAGTAACAAAGGTCTAAAGTAGCCACAGAAAGGGGAATATTGGGtgtggttatttttcttcttaggcTATATCCCCAAGTTTTACAGACTCCTTTTAAGTAAAGGCTAAAGTGAGGAAGGATAGAGCCAAGTGAGGTAGGTGTCTGAGCCATGAAGTATAAATACCACAAGATGTCGTTTTTATTCAGGAAATGGGGGAGATTCAAGTCATATAAATTCCTATTCTAAAGTTTTCACACCTGACTTTCCAGGATGCACATTTCCCTATGTAGACCAGTCTCCTCTCAGTTTCTTCAGTTAAGTCAAAACTATGTATTCCTCTTTCCCCATATATTTTTGCTTGTTAGTGTATTTCTTGagctgttttcttatttctttcctttctgtgaaatggtttttttttaaaaacttgggaCCACCAAGTTGTAAAGATGTATGTTTTTACCTGACAGTCATACCACAGGTAGACTGTCCAGTTGAGTTGAGAAGAGTGAATTGATagcttgtatttgtttttaaaattaaattaatcctGGGtaagagttgcttttttttttttttcttaggagTTAGTCCTTGACCACTAGTTTGGTACCATCTCTATTTTGGGTGACCTGTTTCACCAGCAGGCCTGTTACTCTCCATGACTAACTGTGTAATTGCTTATAATGGAATAAATTGCTTTtctacgtaaaaaaaaaaaacaataaaacaacaaaacaaataaaaaaccctgCTAATACTTTGATGCATAACATTGAGATAATACTTGGTTTACTAATTAATTACTttcacattcatatatatatatgcatgttcatatatatttgtatgtacatatgtatatgtatagtgATTAACGTATATATAGGTTTTGTAACATTTTCTCATAATatataaagactttttaaaaagtcagtaagcagggcacctgggtggctcagtgggttaaagcttttgccttcacctcaggtcatgatctcaggatcctgggatcgagtcccgcatcaggctgtctgcgcagcggggagcctgcttcttttcctctctctctgcctgcctctctgtctgcttgtgatctctgtctgtcaaatgaataaataaaatcttttaaaaaaaaagtcagtgagcATATATCGTATAGATGTTTTAAAgcatgttttttaatttgttgatatTCCCATCCCGTCTTACCCAAAGCTGGAGTTTAATTGTTCTCCCTCCTGAATAAGGCTGCCTTAGTGACTTAATTGTAAGGAATGTAACATGGCAGAATAATACTATGgttattttgaaaatagattATAAAAGGCGACCACAGGTTCTACTTGGCTCTTTCCCTTTTGGAAAATACACCTACATTGGGAGCCCTAACATATATGTAAGAAGTCTGGCTAACCTGAAAAATTCAAGCTATAGAGATCATGTGGAATAACTGAGAAAGGGGCAGAGATTGAGACGGATAGATaatgagagaggaagggagggaaaaagggaaacagagcaagagagggagagagacaaagagaggagaaagagagcagagagaaagagaaagaaatgcacaGTGTGAGTCACCAAATACTTCATAATACAGTCCCTAGCCTTAGTGCTACCCCAGCTGACTTTGAGTACAGTAGACACAAATAGTCCTTTCCAAACCCTGCACTTAATAACTACATGgtgttttaatattataataacacTTAACCAGTTTTCTATTGTTGGACattaaggggtttttttttcagtttctcacTGTTATAAAATAGTTGAACAGCTTTGAACATACATGTCTGAGCACTTgtccaataattattttaagctgaATTCTTAGGAATTCTAGGTAGTACACAGAAGTGTCATATGGTGGTTGTCTTATTGTATTTCAAATTGTATGTGGTCATGCTTTATAATCCTTACCAATGTAAGGTAGAAGATAGcaataaatcatatataaaattGCAATGAGTTAATTATTTAATCTGgcaaataaaatgatataatgaTATTATAATCATATAATGGTGATGGCAGTCATCGCTATCATatttctaacttcagagcattcTTTTCTCTCAGTTTGAGAACAGAGTACATTTTAGAATAtcctatggatttttttcaaagtacaGATAGTTATAATTTTCTGACCTCTCTACACAGCCTTCGTCCCCTCGTAGTCACTTAATTGAGAACCATCTCTTCAGTGGGACTCCACCAATGTTTGCCTGAAGTAAAATGGAAGGAGTTTAGCATTGCCTATAtggaatatgaagaaaataataattacatttctttataagaaaataaaatataagaattggGGAAGATATTAATCATTAAAATTGAATAAAACTTCCAACTTGTGAATAAATACTTTCCGACTTTTTTATTAGAAAGTTTATCTTGCTTCCATGGACAGaacttttttttgtaaatatgtatatgGATTTATGCTTGAAAATGATTATACACAATTCCCTGATGAAGGCTTGGCAATATTCTCTTTAAATTCTTGTAAATTATCATTAACAAGAACGTTTATTCATACAGGTAGGTATTTAAATTCTGAAACACATTTTACATCCattaaactttcttttaaagattttatttatttatttgacagacagagataacaagtaggcagagaggcaggcagagagagagaggaggaagcaggctccctgccaagcagaggctCCATACCACGAtcttgggatcacgacccgagccgaaggcagaggctttaatccactgagccacccaggcgccccacagccattaaatttttaactatttcaaTAGTTGAAATTGCATTTCaagctaaaaatttattttttatttcattgacaaatgtaataacattcctTAGGTTAATAGTGAGTGGAGTTTGAAACcaatccaacttttaaaaaattattttatttatttatttgacagaaagagcacaagcagggggagaggcagagggagaggcaggatccccacagaacagggagcctgatgtgggactcgatcccaggactctgggatcatgacccccagccaaagacagacagatgccatctgattgagccacccaggtgcccccacctatCCTACCTTTTAACATTAAGTGTTTCAAAATAATGGTGAGGCTTTTCTTTGGAGGGCATGCATCTATTATAAGAAGAGCCCCTCTTCATTAGTTGGAAGCCCCCTGAAGGGAACACACTGGGTCAAAGACTCAGAGATGCGCTTCCCCAGGATACCCTTGTCTTGCCTTGATGAACCCATTCCTGTTGCCCTGAGGAGACATCTGACTGCTGAGGTTAATGTCCAGGTGGTAGTATCTCCTTGACAATATTCAGCATGTTGTAGTGGAACAGCAAGTACCTGGTTAGCTTAACCTCCTCTTGCTTTCTGTCTGTGGCAACAGCTCTGTTGCTGTTCTTTCCTACTCTGTTTTCTaacttacttaattttaaaatttaattcttgtttaatttcctgCCAGGAGAACCTTCTGCCCTATTTTTACCCCAAGATTGTCACTGAGGCAAAAGGTGTTGGGCACAAGCTGCCCAAGCACAGTGGTGCTGTCTCATGGGTAGATGCACGGGTAGATTCAATTTCTAATGTTTTATTTGTACATTTTGTGTAGACATTCATAAGTaagttttaactttcttttcctttacatgATACTCACGTTTGGTCTGTGACATCAGTTAATGATTTGGCTTTGTACAAATTGAGTagtttttcatcattttctctgTTCTGAAAAATAAGTAGGGTAAGTATGATCTACCAGTAGAAGGTATTCTGGAACTTCTAAAAATACATGGATTCAGAGCTTTTGGGCTCAGGTTTTTAAATTGATTCAGATGAATTCTCCTTACTGAACTTTTCATACAATTTTGatgatttacattttcttagaaatgtaTCCTTCTCATTAAAGCCTTTAACTTTTCACTAGAGTTGCACATagtgttatgcccgagttttcgtgtctgagagaccaccaaggagccaacaccaatgtaatcacacgagggtttatttgacaagcttaagcttgggcccaactgtacccgacacagcggagtagggacttggacgctgaggtgacatgcttaagcttgggcccaagtatacccgacacagcagagtagggacttggacccggagccagattacagtcagagtttttaaaggcagagtaggggtggactcagtggtgggtgagaacaaaggggatttagaagggctatcagggtaaagaGGACTGTAGGATATGggaggcctggttattatcaAGCCAAGGCCATTTTcccctctaatgaggcactaacatgaagacagttgggagtttcctggtggaatgtcacatttctcctatcaagcaTCCTTGTTAGTGAGACTTAGCATtgggacatttgtaaactgagggagactcctgtcttgcaggattgtgatttctgcaagttaactatttgttcacACATGTtaccgaggggaggggagtgggtggagagggggtgcaagatgccagcttttgctttgtcaagatggttgtacttatgtcagggctagactcgaggtgggtacagccttgtttttcttggcctccacagtatctctcataatttaaaaaaatttctccatgTTCATAATGATTCATAATGATTGAGATTGCAGACTACAGAGGCTGCAGGATTTCAGTATTGGCCTTATCATTTGCTTATCTTTTGGTTTGAACAAGTTTCTCAATgttctgtgacttatttacttACCcgaaaaaatagaatataaatgatatttacCCGATACGGTTGTATTATTGATTTTAAATCATTCAGTGAAGTTTCTGGAGCATTGTCATAAGTAAATGATAATttctatcattattttatttcttattctaattGTTAAATATTTGTGCTTTTCCCCTGCTTTTTGGATTACGCTTGCCATTCATATTGTATTTTTTCTAGAGACTAGTTCTTCaacttatatatttattctaagttattaaatttactgttaatttccaaatttaattcttattttcctgctttttgcAGGCACATGTTGTTTCTATTTACCTAGTTTCTATTAttctaaaagtttattttctttttactgtgtTTAAGATATACTCATGATGctctaaattttcttttgagtacagtttaagcatttttattatttttaacatgtaGAATATCTCCAATTCAGTTTGCTCTAGGGCATAATTGGGTAGAATAACCTAGtttttactttgttattttaacttcttttcatttttcttctatattcttaGCAAGTTTCTCATGTTCAGCTATTCACTTGTCCAAGATTTTAATTATACTCTTAACTGACTCTAGTGTAAGTCAGTtgctattttatagttttagatttcCTGAAATCCTCCTCATCACACTCATCTCCTTTTCATCTCCTTCTCTTGTCTTTCATTTcattatgttatttaaatttaatttaatttgatttttatttttaattttatttttctattacccTCTCATTTCAATATGccccctcttttaaaaatattttatttatttatttgattgagagagagagagcgagcaagagtgCACAAACGGGGGGTGggcagtagagagagagggagaagcaggttcccggctaagcagggagcccaatgctgggctccatcctaggaccctgggatcatgacttgagcccaagagagatgcttaaccaacggagccactcaggtgcccctattttcccCTCTAAATATTATTCTTCCAATTTATAGAGGGGATCTTTTACTCTTTCTAGGTTATCAGTAAAGTTCCTAAATTTTCTTCTAGATTCTGTTATAACATATCTTATGAAGTGCTCcagaatgtatttctttttactttgtacCACACTCCTCAACgtccccccccacccaacccaggtctctttttcatttttttaattttcctttttgcatcCTTCAAAAACGGCGAAATATAGCCAGACTCTGTCCCATCTTGCTACTCTGTCCATTAGAATGGGAGTTGAATCCTTGGCTTAAATCTACAACTGGAAATTGTGTTGATCAGCATAGCTCCAATTATATTTCTAGTTGATGAAAAGCTTTAATCAAGGGTAcctcttttcaagtttttattggATGTTCTTTCCACTCCCTCTGCAAGGTAATCTAAACTGATGTCGGT
It includes:
- the LOC123937985 gene encoding histone-binding protein RBBP4-like; its protein translation is MADKEAAFDDAVEERVINEEYKIWKKNTPFLYDLVMTHALEWPSLTAQWLPDVTRPEGKDFSIHRLVLGTHTSNEQNHLVIASVQLPNDDAQFDASHYDSEKGEFGGFGSVSGKIEIEIKINHEGEVNRARYMPQNPCIIATKTPSSDVLVFDYTKHPSKPDPSGECNPDLRLRGHQKEGYGLSWNPNLSGHLLSASDDHTICLWDISALPKEGKVVDAKTIFTGHTAVVEDVSWHLLHESLFGSVADDQKLMIWDTRSNNTSKPSHSVDAHTAGVNCLSFNPYSEFILATGSADKTVALWDLRNLKLKLHSFESYKDEIFQVQWSPHNETILASSGTDCRLNVWDLSKIGEEQSPEDAEDGPPELLFIHGSHTAKISDFSWNPNEPWVICSVSEDNIMQVWQMAENIYNDEDPEGSVDPEGQGS